A genomic region of Daphnia carinata strain CSIRO-1 chromosome 5, CSIRO_AGI_Dcar_HiC_V3, whole genome shotgun sequence contains the following coding sequences:
- the LOC130696508 gene encoding outer mitochondrial transmembrane helix translocase-like, giving the protein MNEGTKLSLVLRIAVASAFTYVAVKWMVDQLDPTKEKKNKAKQQAQALMTKLRIKTNLQLTEYELAIASNLVDPESIPVSWNDIAGLDSVVQELHDTLVLPIKSQKPFPSQLLQPPKGMLLHGPPGCGKTMVAKATAKEAGMRFINLDASVLTDKWYGESQKLATAVFSLAVKIQPCIIFIDEIDSLLRSRDSNDHEATAMVKALFMSHWDGLTTDNTKNNVVVLGATNRPQDVDKAILRRMPASFYIGLPGTEQRRQIAQTILKNERLATDVDLEQLATLTEGFSGSDIREVCRAAAVYGMRDSLKNATNDTLVEECITMGNFLQALGKLRESKLHCGTLPLSRVDLD; this is encoded by the exons atgaaTGAAGGAACAAAACTTTCACTCGTGCTACGGATAGCGGTGGCATCGGCATTTACCTATGTTGCAGTGAAATGGATGGTAGATCAATTAGATCccacaaaggaaaaaaaaaataaggccaAACAACAAGCTCAAGCCCTCATGACTAAATTGCGAATAAAAACCAATTTACAG TTGACAGAGTATGAACTTGCAATTGCAAGTAATTTAGTGGACCCCGAAAGCATTCCTGTATCCTGGAATGACATTGCTGGTCTGGATAGTGTGGTACAGGAGCTGCATGACACTCTTGTCTTACCTATCAAAAGTCAAAAACCGTTTCCAAGCCAGTTGCTGCAGCCTCCAAAAG gTATGCTCTTGCATGGACCTCCAGGGTGTGGAAAAACTATG GTGGCCAAAGCCACTGCAAAGGAAGCTGGAATGAGATTTATAAACTTGGATGCTTCAGTACTAACtgacaag TGGTATGGTGAGAGCCAAAAACTAGCAACAGCGGTTTTTTCGTTGGCTGTAAAAATTCAGCCGTGCATTATATTTATCGACGAAATTGACTCTCTCCTTCGTTCCAG AGATTCAAACGACCATGAAGCGACCGCTATGGTGAAGGCCCTTTTCATGTCGCACTGG GATGGTCTAACAACAGACAATACCAAAAATAACGTCG TTGTTTTAGGCGCAACCAATCGACCACAGGACGTGGATAAGGCCATTTTACGTCGAATGCCTGCATCTTTCTACATCGGACTTCCA GGTACAGAACAGCGTCGGCAGATTGCGCAAACAATCTTAAAAAACGAACGCTTAGCTAcag ATGTCGATCTGGAACAGCTGGCAACGTTAACTGAAGGTTTTTCGGGCTCGGACATCAGAGAAGTTTGTCGAGCGGCGGCTGTTTATGGAATGCGtgacagtttgaaaaatgcgACCAACGATACCCTCGTAGAAGAATGTATCACCATGGGAAACTTCTTGCAGGCGCTTGGGAAATTGCGTGAGTCAAAATTACATTGTGGGACATTGCCGTTATCTCGCGTCGATTTAGATTAA
- the LOC130697023 gene encoding LOW QUALITY PROTEIN: disks large homolog 5-like (The sequence of the model RefSeq protein was modified relative to this genomic sequence to represent the inferred CDS: inserted 2 bases in 1 codon), which produces MEVDQFVVVLWVDTPTEEIRSSNVKPLSDNGKRPVCNTSNSPIASGTDREAAAIAILEDVIDRYNPHTVTNNDAASNSGTHQKKNEMCSGLVTLSRRNRIMGSSKSECKRDDTRMNSGGTWPRCRAGSPFVSGEYLEGANTLFHSYKYPRARLPLSVFIDASKTSKDEVAVDDTTDDDKDSGQTAPSGDYRTYGDRTSMKTVDPPSDGSIDLSVQSGNLGKEDLGRYLKKKGNAGCGTTCKADADTEVCRNGQLAPASGAQTLTTVASGLSGGGPVHVHAALPSTLPTHLRIQSQLYPTALHSSLKYKVSPHVGHMHSHQHNLSPPRYSSPPPLPRQPTESPYDFPLGGPHSLLSNKSYSHTQSPSIDSTYSRTHKHSHNHSSVPVPFGYESNRGSHTEYVQLPYSDSIGTVKKEPARIRIPSNPSVTSRNSIGRMSTSSVERLSEHGSPMPNFHVEILSPGRPGTGVGSRSSIEEYSWATGTGNKFKPAPDELRRVYIEKSSEPLGIQIFCRNSGGVFVSSVHQSSLAAQVGLQVGDQLLEVCGINMRSATYQLAACVLHQCGDSITMLVQYNPTKYQELQEMNGMGLMGPPSMTSSSSECDGNGGGSHQRSKSRSGSPTPCNSPRHSRDHSNNSGNGSSSKADVIDPVSASLRNTLQFDRLIDRGSESRSSIVRPPSIHGTLTRHHALATLKRPTSVIIPATVVDENGGNCRDRDREPRLVHLEMKKXHSLGISLVGGNAVGIFIHAVQNDSPAFKAGLRCGDRILEFNSVNLRDSTAEQAAYELAKPTEKVTLVVQHDMERYREIAEQPGDSFYVRAQFDKMAFDSHEQMELCFRRDDILHIDNTMFNGVPGLWRAWLVDNEGRKIRCGVIPSKYKIEEELLQRSSLADLDHESRRSSTSARRSFFRRRKHTRSSSRDSKEIASFSDASLQLGSSEGLGLSSIYVQETVPPRPVSYAQVERYDCKEIRPVIIVGPLSDYVVDKLVQEFPRKFVRVMPELMPYPESYMEKNLDENNFIEYRRKGTHYECITVSAVQSVGEKNLHGVLDVSLNAVSRLHNRHCFPIIILLKFKSVKHVREVKDTRVPSDKTAAKAAKEMYEHVIKVEAEHRHLISAVIPAGGNLACLCTQVSAVVEQEQTKILWVPRGSIW; this is translated from the exons ATGGAAGTAGACCAATTCGTTGTCGTCCTTTGGGTCGATACCCCTACTGAAGAGATCCGCTCCAGCAACGTGAAGCCATTGTCGGATAACGGAAAACGGCCAGTCTGCAATACTTCAAACAGTCCTATTGCGAGCGGGACTGACCGCGAGGCGGCTGCGATCGCAATTTTAGAAGACGTAATTGACCGTTACAACCCTCACACCGTTACCAACAATGATGCTGCTTCTAATTCGGGAACTCATCAA aaaaaaaatgaaatgtgttCTGGCCTCGTTACCCTAAGTAGAAGAAACCGAATTATGGGCAGTTCGAAATCTGAATGTAAAAGAGATGATACGAGAATGAACAGTGGCGGCACATGGCCTCGATGTCGCGCTGGATCTCCTTTCGTTTCCGGAGAATATTTAGAAGGAGCTAATACGTTATTTCATAGTTATAAATACCCACGTGCCAGGCTACCACTCTCCGTGTTTATTGATGCTTCCAAAACTTCCAAAGATGAGGTGGCAGTTGACGACACGACCGATGATGACAAAGATTCTGG CCAAACAGCTCCCAGTGGTGACTACAGGACGTATGGGGACAGAACTAGCATGAAAACTGTTGATCCACCATCTGATGGAAGCATAGACCTGTCCGTGCAATCTGGCAACTTAGGCAAAGAGGATTTAGGTagatacttgaaaaaaaaaggaaacgctGGTTGCGGAACAACGTGCAAAGCCGATGCGGACACCGAAGTTTGTCGGAATGGACAATTAGCCCCGGCGTCTGGGGCCCAGACTCTTACAACCGTTGCCAGTGGCTTGTCTGGAGGAGGACCTGTTCATGTTCACGCAGCATTGCCTTCTACGCTTCCAACGCATCTACGCATACAGTCTCAACTTTATCCAACAGCGCTACATTCTTCTCTAAAATATAAAGTGTCTCCTCACGTCGGGCATATGCATAGCCATCAACACAACTTGTCTCCGCCCCGTTATTCCTCGCCGCCTCCACTACCTCGGCAACCAACGGAGAGCCCATACGATTTTCCTTTGGGAGGACCACACAGCCTTCTTTCCAACAAATCGTACAGCCACACCCAGTCTCCATCGATTGATTCGACGTATTCGAGGACGCACAAGCACAGCCATAACCATTCCTCTGTCCCTGTACCGTTTGGATATGAATCGAATCGAGGGAGCCATACAGAATATGTACAGCTTCCTTATTCTGATAGCATTGGCACAGTTAAGAAAGAGCCAGCTAGAATACGAATTCCCTCGAATCCAAGTGTGACGAGCAGAAACAGCATTGGAAGAATGTCAACCAGCAGCGTCGAACGTCTTTCCGAGCATGGAAGCCCGATGCCTAATTTTCATGTCGAAATCCTAAGTCCAGGTCGACCAGGTACTGGCGTGGGTAGCCGGTCGTCAATCGAGGAATATTCTTGGGCAACTGGTACCGGTAACAAATTTAAGCCGGCACCGGATGAGCTACGCAG agTGTATATTGAAAAATCTTCGGAACCATTAGGCATTCAAATATTTTGCCGCAATTCTGGTGGAGTTTTCGTTTCATCTGTGCATCAGTCTAGTTTGGCAGCACAAGTTGGTTTGCAAGTTGGCGATCAGCTGCTAGAAGTTTGTGGCATCAACATGCGCAGCGCCACATATCAACTTGCTGCCTGTGTTCTACATCAATGTGGGGATTCCATAACGATGCTGGTTCAGTACAATCCTACCAAGTACCAGGAGTTGCAAGAAATGAATGGAATGGGCTTAATGGGACCGCCATCAATGACCAGTTCGAGCAGCGAATGTGACGGAAATGGTGGAGGGTCGCACCAGCGATCCAAATCGCGTTCAGGATCACCTACACCATGCAATTCCCCCCGGCATTCGCGAGATCACAGCAACAACAGTGGTAATGGAAGCAGTTCGAAAGCTGACGTTATTGATCCAGTTTCAGCGTCTTTAAGGAACACCTTACAATTCGATCG GTTGATCGATCGTGGAAGTGAATCTCGCTCTTCAATTGTTCGACCTCCTTCCATTCACGGCACCCTTACACGTCACCATGCTCTAGCCACTTTAAAAAGGCCAACCTCAGTAATCATTCCGGCTACTGTAGTTGACGAAAATGGCGGTAACTGTCGGGATCGTGACAGGGAACCGCGCCTTGTTCATCTTGAGATGAAAAA GCACAGTCTTGGGATCAGCTTGGTTGGTGGGAACGCTGTGGGAATTTTCATCCATGCCGTCCAAAATGATTCACCAGCTTTTAAG GCTGGTTTGCGTTGTGGTGACCGGATTCTTGAGTTCAACAGCGTTAACCTACGAGATTCAACGGCTGAACAAGCGGCGTACGAGCTAGCGAAACCCACGGAAAAGGTGACGCTGGTTGTTCAACATGACATGGAGCGCTATCGGGAAATCGCTGAACAGCCTGGCGATAGCTTCTACGTTCGAGCACAGTTTGATAAAATGGCTTTCGATAGTCACGAACAAATGGAACTGTGTTTCCGCCGTGATGATATATTGCATATTGACAATACCATGTTTAATGGTGTTCCAG GATTGTGGAGAGCATGGCTAGTTGATAATGAAGGTCGCAAAATTCGATGTGGTGTTATACCGTCAAAGtataaaattgaagaagaactTCTACAGCGATCGAGCTTGGCTGATTTGGATCACGAATCACGGCGTTCATCAACGTCAGCGCGACGCAGTTTTTTTAGGAGGAGGAAGCACACTCGTAGCTCATCCCGAGATTCAAAGGAGATTGCAAGTTTTTCCGACGCAAGCCTACAGCTTGGATCTTCAGAGGGTTTAGGCCTCTCTTCTATCTACGTCCAG GAAACCGTTCCTCCGCGTCCTGTTTCATATGCTCAAGTTGAAAGATATGATTGCAAAGAAATACGCCCCGTTATAATAGTAGGGCCACTCTCGGACTATGTAGTTGACAAACTCGTCCAAGAATTTCCGCGAAAATTCGTTCGCGTAATGCCAGAGCTAATGCCTTACCCTGAATCGTACATGGAGAAAAACCTggatgaaaataattttattgaGTATCGACGAAAAGGAACGCATTATGAATGCATTACCGTATCTGCAGTTCAAAGTGTTGGCGAAAAGAACTTGCATGGCGTATTGGACGTTTCTTTAAATGCCGTGTCGCGATTGCATAACCGACATTGTTTCCCgattattattcttttgaaGTTCAAGTCAGTTAAACATGTCCGTGAGGTCAAAGACACTCGCGTGCCATCCGACAAAACGGCAGCTAAAGCAGCTAAAGAAATGTATGAGCATGTCATCAAAGTGGAAGCTGAGCATCGTCATCTCATATCAG CCGTAATACCAGCAGGTGGCAATTTGGCGTGTTTATGTACGCAAGTATCTGCAGTAGTCGAACAG gaacaaacaaaaattctgtGGGTGCCTCGTGGTTCAATCTGGTGA